GTTGACCAGCTGCCTGCCATGTCCGCCCCCGATCTTTCCGGCGCAGGCACTGACCCCGACGCGCTGTACACCCAGTTCCTCGAGTGGACTGAAAGCAGGGGCCTGGCGCTGTACGCCGCCCAGGACGAAGCCATCATGGAGCTCGCCAGCGGCGCCAACGTCATCCTGGCCACGCCGACGGGGTCCGGAAAGTCGCTGGTCGCCGTCGCCGCGCACTTCCAGGCCATGGCGCGGGGGCAGCGCAGCTATTACACGGCCCCCATCAAGGCTTTGGTTTCAGAGAAATTCTTCGCACTTTGCGATATCTTCGGCGCGGGGAACGTCGGGATGATCACCGGCGATTCCGGTGTGAACCAGGACGCTCCCATCATCTGCTGCACGGCCGAGATCCTGGCGAATATCGCCCTCCGCGAAGGCGCCGCCGCGGACCTCGGCGCGGTCATCATGGATGAATTCCATTTCTACTCCGATCCCCAGCGTGGCTGGGCCTGGCAGGTGCCGCTGCTGGAACTGCCGCAGGCCCAGTTCCTCCTGATGTCCGCCACGCTGGGCGACGTGAGCCGGTTTGAAAACGGGATCACTGAGCTCACGGGCCGTCCCACTACCACCGTGAGCTCGGCCGAGAGGCCCATTCCGTTGCATTACTACTACCACCAGACGCCGGTCCACGAAACGTTGGAGGAACTGCTCTCCACCCGGCAGGTCCCCGTCTACGTCGTGCATTTCAGCCAGGTCGAGGCGATCGACCGCGCGCAGACCCTGATGAGCATCAATGTTTGCACCCGCGAGGAAAAGGATAAGATCGCCGAGCTCATCGCCAACTTCCGTTTTGCCGCGGGCTTCGGCAAGACCCTCAACAGGCTGGTCCGGCACGGCATCGGGGTCCACCACGCGGGCATGCTGCCGAAGTACAGGCGGCTGGTGGAGCAGCTCGCCCAGGCCGGCCTGCTCAAGGTAATCTGCGGGACGGACACCCTTGGCGTGGGGATTAATGTGCCCATCCGAACCGTACTGCTTACGGCCCTTAGCAAGTACGACGGCGTCCGCACCCGGCTGCTTAACTCCCGGGAGTTCCACCAGATTGCCGGCAGGGCGGGCCGTGCAGGCTACGACACGGCGGGCACCGTGGTGGTCCAGGCTCCGGAGCACGTGACCGAGAACGTCAAGGCCATGGCGAAGGCTACCGCGAAGTTCGGGGACGACCAGAAGAAGCTCCGCCAGGTAGTCAAGAAGAAGCCGCCGGAAGGGTTCGTCTCCTGGGGCGAGCCCACGTTCAAGCGGCTGGTGGAATCTGTGCCGGATCCCCTGAATTCCAGTTTTGCTGTGACGCATTCCATGCTGATGAACCTGATGGAACGCCCCGGTGACCCTTTCGCCGCGGCACGCCGCCTGCTCACGGAGAACCACGAGAGCAGATCGTCCCAGCTGCAGCTGATGAAAAAGGCCCTGGGGATCTACCGCGAACTGCTGGCAGCCGAAGTGGTGGAACGGATCCCTGCAGACCAGCAGGGACCGGACGGCCGGACGGTGCGGCTGACCGTCCACCTGCAGCCGAATTTCGCGCTCAACCAACCGCTCTCCCCCTTCGCGCTGGCGGCGCTGGAACTGCTGGACCCGGAGTCGGCGTCGTACGCCCTGGATGTGGTGTCAGTCATCGAGTCAACGCTCGAGAAGCCCCGGCAGATCCTCTCCGCGCAACAGAAAAAGGCACGCGGCGAAGCCATTGCCGCCATGAAGGCCGACGGCATCGAGTATGACCAGCGCATGGCCATGCTTGAGGAAGTCACGTATCCGCAACCGCTGGCGGAGATCCTGGGCGAGGCCTTCGAGGTGTACCGCAAGGCGGCGCCGTGGGTGGGCGACTTCGAGCTGGCCCCGAAGTCGGTGGTCCGCGACATGTACGAACGTGCGATGAACTTCGGCGAATTCGTCCAGTTCTATGGACTGGCCCGCTCCGAGGGGATCGTGCTCCGGTACCTCGCGGACTGCTTCAAGGCGCTTCGGCAAACCGTGCCGCAGGACCTGCTCCGGGAGGACCTTGAGGACCTCATCGCCTGGCTCGGTGAACTGGTGCGGCAGGTCGACTCCAGCCTGTTGGACGAATGGGAGGAGCTGACCTCCGGCGCAGCGCCGACGCCGCATGACGCGCCGCCGCCGCCCCCGCCGTCGCTGACCTCCAACATCCGCGCCTTCCGGGTCATGGTCCGCAACGAAATGTTCCGCCGCGTGGAACTGTTCGCCGATGAGGACGCAACAGCGTTGGAAGAGCTCGACGGCGGTGCCGGCTGGGATGCCGACCGCTGGGAGGACGTGCTGGACGACTACTTCGACGAACACCAGGACATCGGCACCGGACCGGATGCCCGCGGCCCGGGACTGCTGATCATCACCGAAGAGCCCGCTGTGTGGAAGGTGCGGCAGATCTTTGACGATCCCGCCGGCAACCACGACTGGGGAATCTCGGCCGAAGTTGACCTGGCCGCGTCCGACGAAACGGGCACTGCCGTCGTCCGGGTGACCGACGTCAACAGGCTGTAGCCGCTTGTAAACTCGGATGATGAGTGTAATCCGCCCTGCGACAGCGCAAGACGTCCCCGCGATCCTCCAGATGATCCGCGAACTCGCGGTCTATGAAAAGGAACCGGACGCCGTCCGCAACACCCCGGAAAGGCTTGCCGGGGCGCTGTTCGGCGATAACCCGCGGGTGTTTGCCACCATGGCGGAAAATGCTGCCGGGGTTGTGCAGGGCTTTGCGCTCTGGTTCCTGAACTATTCCACCTGGGAAGGCACCCACGGCATCTACCTGGAGGACCTTTACGTCACCCCGGACGCCCGCGGGGAAGGCCACGGCAAGGCACTCCTGCAGCACCTGGCCGCCGCCGCCGTCGAGAACGGTTATGCCCGGGTGGAATGGAGTGTGCTGGACTGGAACGAACCCTCCATTAATTTTTACCGGAATCTTGGCGCATCGCCGATGGACGGCTGGACCACATTCCGGCTGACCGGCTCCGCGCTGGAAGACTTTGGCAGCAACGCCCGAGCGGCCCTCCATGGCTGAGTCATCAGCACCCGCCGCCCTGGCACGCCTGGCCCCCGGACGTACAGTCTCCGAACATACTGTCAAAGCCCGCCACGAATTCCGCGGGATGCGCACGGCAGAGCACTACTTCACGGTTCCGCTGGACCACTTCGGGCAGGGAGCAGGCGGCCGCCGTGGCGCCGCGGGCCGGGAAGATGACACCATCACCGTCTTTGCCCGGGAATACGTGTCCGCCTCCCACACCCCCGCCGAGGCAGAGGGCCTTCCCTGGCTGCTGTTTCTCCAGGGCGGCCCGGGCGGCCGCGGCAACAGGCTTGCTTCACTGGGCGGCTGGAGCAAGGCTGCGGCCAAGGACTTCCGGATCCTGATGCTTGACCAGCGCGGAACCGGCCTCTCCTCCCCGATCGACCGGAACACACTGCCGATGCACGGCACACCCGAGGAGCAGGCCGCGTATCTGGAGCTCTTCAGAGCGGATTCGATTGTTGCCGATGCGGAAGCCATCCGGCAGGCATTGGGATCGGGACCCTGGAGCATCTACGGGCAGAGCTATGGCGGCTTCTGCGCGCTCAGCTACCTGTCTTTTGCGCCGGAAGGGCTCAAGGAGGCCCTCATCACCGGCGGGCTTGCGCCGCTATCCCGCCAGGCCGAGGACGTGTACCGGGCAACGTTCAGGCGAGTGGCGGCCCGGAATGCACAATACTTCAGCTGGTATCCGGAGGACCGCGGGACGGTGGACCGGGTCGCCAGCCACCTGCGGCGGACTCCGGAGTTCCTGCCCGACGGCGCCCTGCTCACCGTGGAACGCTTCCAGATGGTGGGTGCGTTCCTTGGCGGAAACACCAGGGTGGATGGCCTCCACTATCTCCTGGAAGACGCCTTCACGGACACGACGGGCGGCTGCAGGCTCTCCGATGCGTTCCTGGACCAGGTCCAGGGAATCGTGTCCCGCCAGGGGAATCCCCTTTATGCCCTGCTGCATGAATCCATCTACGGCCAGGGCAAGGCCACTGACTGGGCTGCCTGGCGCGTGCTGCAGGAGTATCCGGAGTTCCGTCCCGATGCCGAACCGCTGCTGCTGACCGGTGAGATGGTGTATCCGTGGTACTTCCAACAGGATCCTGCCCTCCGGCCGCTGCAGGAGGTGGCGGCGCTGGTAGCCGCGAAGCCTGACTGGAAGCCGCTGTACGATCCTCGGCGCCTCGCTGCCAACACCGTGCCCGTGGCGGCGGCCGTCTATACGGATGACATTTATGTTGACCGCAGCCTTTCGCTGGAGACAGCTGCGGCGGTCCGCGGACTGCAGGTCTGGGAAACTGGTGACTTCCACCATGACGGCATTGCCGACGACGGCGAGGCGATCTTCGGCCGGCTGCTCGGAATGGTGCGCTCAGCCCGCGGCTGACGTCCCCTGGGGGCTTAGCCGCTCGGCGCTGCCGGACGCACCTTATAGGCCCAGGCGATAGCCGCCACGAGTGCAGCGATGGCCATTGCGAACATGTTCAGTCCCTGGTAGCCGATCCAGCTCATGACCAGGCCCGAGGTGCCGGCGCCCACAGCGCCGGCCGCACTCATGA
Above is a window of Arthrobacter pascens DNA encoding:
- a CDS encoding alpha/beta fold hydrolase produces the protein MAESSAPAALARLAPGRTVSEHTVKARHEFRGMRTAEHYFTVPLDHFGQGAGGRRGAAGREDDTITVFAREYVSASHTPAEAEGLPWLLFLQGGPGGRGNRLASLGGWSKAAAKDFRILMLDQRGTGLSSPIDRNTLPMHGTPEEQAAYLELFRADSIVADAEAIRQALGSGPWSIYGQSYGGFCALSYLSFAPEGLKEALITGGLAPLSRQAEDVYRATFRRVAARNAQYFSWYPEDRGTVDRVASHLRRTPEFLPDGALLTVERFQMVGAFLGGNTRVDGLHYLLEDAFTDTTGGCRLSDAFLDQVQGIVSRQGNPLYALLHESIYGQGKATDWAAWRVLQEYPEFRPDAEPLLLTGEMVYPWYFQQDPALRPLQEVAALVAAKPDWKPLYDPRRLAANTVPVAAAVYTDDIYVDRSLSLETAAAVRGLQVWETGDFHHDGIADDGEAIFGRLLGMVRSARG
- a CDS encoding GNAT family N-acetyltransferase, producing the protein MSVIRPATAQDVPAILQMIRELAVYEKEPDAVRNTPERLAGALFGDNPRVFATMAENAAGVVQGFALWFLNYSTWEGTHGIYLEDLYVTPDARGEGHGKALLQHLAAAAVENGYARVEWSVLDWNEPSINFYRNLGASPMDGWTTFRLTGSALEDFGSNARAALHG
- a CDS encoding DEAD/DEAH box helicase yields the protein MKLVDQLPAMSAPDLSGAGTDPDALYTQFLEWTESRGLALYAAQDEAIMELASGANVILATPTGSGKSLVAVAAHFQAMARGQRSYYTAPIKALVSEKFFALCDIFGAGNVGMITGDSGVNQDAPIICCTAEILANIALREGAAADLGAVIMDEFHFYSDPQRGWAWQVPLLELPQAQFLLMSATLGDVSRFENGITELTGRPTTTVSSAERPIPLHYYYHQTPVHETLEELLSTRQVPVYVVHFSQVEAIDRAQTLMSINVCTREEKDKIAELIANFRFAAGFGKTLNRLVRHGIGVHHAGMLPKYRRLVEQLAQAGLLKVICGTDTLGVGINVPIRTVLLTALSKYDGVRTRLLNSREFHQIAGRAGRAGYDTAGTVVVQAPEHVTENVKAMAKATAKFGDDQKKLRQVVKKKPPEGFVSWGEPTFKRLVESVPDPLNSSFAVTHSMLMNLMERPGDPFAAARRLLTENHESRSSQLQLMKKALGIYRELLAAEVVERIPADQQGPDGRTVRLTVHLQPNFALNQPLSPFALAALELLDPESASYALDVVSVIESTLEKPRQILSAQQKKARGEAIAAMKADGIEYDQRMAMLEEVTYPQPLAEILGEAFEVYRKAAPWVGDFELAPKSVVRDMYERAMNFGEFVQFYGLARSEGIVLRYLADCFKALRQTVPQDLLREDLEDLIAWLGELVRQVDSSLLDEWEELTSGAAPTPHDAPPPPPPSLTSNIRAFRVMVRNEMFRRVELFADEDATALEELDGGAGWDADRWEDVLDDYFDEHQDIGTGPDARGPGLLIITEEPAVWKVRQIFDDPAGNHDWGISAEVDLAASDETGTAVVRVTDVNRL